Below is a genomic region from Gillisia sp. Hel_I_86.
AAAGCTGGTGTATTTGGTGCAGGTCATTTAGGTAAGATCCATTTAAAACTGCTCCAACAATCTTCGGAATATGAGTTAATAGGGTTTTATGACGGAGATACCAAACGAGCCAAAGATATAGAAGACGAATTTGGTTATAAAAGTTTCCCTTCTGCTGAAGCCCTGATAGATGCTGTAGATATGATAGATGTGGTAACCCCGACAATCACCCACTTTGAAACGGCTAAAAAAGCAATCACTGCCGGAAAACACCTTTTTGTAGAAAAACCTATCACTTCCACCTATGCGGAAGCTGAAGAATTAATTGCTTTAGCTAAAAAACATAAAGTCAAAGGGCAGGTGGGCCATGTAGAGCGTTTTAACCCGGCATTTAGAGCGGTAAAAGACAAGATCGGGCAACCGATGTTTATTGAAGCGCATAGATTGGCAGAGTTCAATCCGCGTGGGACAGATGTGCCCGTGGTTTTGGATTTGATGATCCACGATATAGATGTGATCTTAAGTGTGGTGAAATCCAAGGTGAAAAATGTATATGCCAGTGGGGTATCGGTTATTAGTGAGACTCCAGATATTGCCAATGCCAGAATTCAGTTTGAAAATGGATGCGTTGCAAATTTAACGGCAAGCCGAATCTCCCTTAAGAATATGCGAAAAGCACGGTTTTTTCAGCGGGATGCGTATATTTCGGTAGATTTTCTTGAACGCAAATGCGAGGTGGTAAAAATGAAGGATGCTCCCAAGGAACCAGATGATTTTGCGATGATCCTTCAGAATGCTGAAGGGATTAAAAAACAGATCTATTTTGAGAATCCCACTATCGATGCCAACAATGCGATTTTGGATGAACTGGAATCTTTTGCGCAAGCAATAAATAATAATACAGAACCAGTTGTTACCCTAGAACAAGGCGCCGAAGCCTTGAAAGTAGCTAACATGGTGATAGAAAGTTTTAAAAAATAGAGATTAGCTTCGGGAAATAAACCTTCATTGAAGTATTAAAGACTTTCAGAAATAAAAAGAAATTATGCATATCCGTTTTTTGTCCTAAAAGTTCTTTCGTCACCCTGTCCCGAAGCGTCGGGATATTTCAGGGTCTCAATATTGTAGTGATTTAAATTATAATAAGATTCTGAAACTCCGAAGTATCGGGACAGAATAACGTCCTTTTTCAGTTTAGGATACTTTACGGACAAACAAACAACAATTAACAAAGCTATTTGGGAACAAGTACCAATAGCTACTTAAAAAAACAGCATGAAGAACATAGCAGTAATTGGAGCAGGAACCATGGGGAACGGAATAGCCCATACCTTTGCCCAAAGCGGATACCAGGTAAACCTAATAGATATTTCCAAGGAAAGCCTTCAAAAAGGTGTGGATACAATTTCCAAGAATTTGGACAGAATGCTTGCAAAAGAAAAAATCACGGAGGCAGATAAAACAGCAACATTAAAAAACATTAAAACCTTCATCGATATCCCTTCAGGAGTAAAAAATGTTTCATTGGTAGTAGAAGCTGCTACAGAAAATGAAGATCTAAAATTGAAAATCTTCGAACAATTGGATGCTAATTGTACTGAGGATACTATTCTTGCTACCAACACCTCTTCGATCTCTATTACCCAGATCGCTTCTAAGATCTCCAATCCTTCAAGGGTTATTGGTATGCATTTTATGAATCCGGTACCGGTGATGAAATTGGTGGAGATCATACGAGGATACAATACCAGCGACAAGGTTACCAAAACCATCATGGATCTTTCAGAAAAACTTGGTAAGAGTCCCGTAGAGGTTAACGACTATCCCGGTTTTGTAGCTAACAGGATCCTTATGCCAATGATCAATGAAGCTATTGAAACCCTTTACAATGGTGTTGCAGGAGTTTATGAGATAGATACTGTGATGAAATTGGGAATGGCTCACCCAATGGGACCCTTGCAATTGGCAGATTTTATAGGCCTGGATGTTTGCCACTCTATACTTGAGGTAATGTACAAAGGCTTCAAAAACCCCAAATATGCAGCTTGTCCCTTATTAACAAATATGGTACGCGCAGGAAAACTCGGAGTAAAATCTGGGGAAGGTTTCTATGATTATTCTGAAAATAGGAAAGCTGAAAACGTTTCAAAACAATTCAGTTAAATCAAATGAAATCTCAAGTGAGAGTTAAATGACAAATAAAAATATTTCGTCGTCACCCTGAAACCTGCGATAAAAAAATTTACCTAGCGTAGGTTTTTGACGTAATTTTCGATTTTCTAATGAAATAGATGCTGAAACAAGTTCAGCATGACGGCAATACCGCATCGTCACCCTGAATTTACCAGCCCTTACCGGTCGGGCGGGTTTTAGGGTCTCATTTTATTGTATTGAATTACAGGGTTATAAGATGCTGAAACAAGTTCAGAATGACGTCCGTTATTAGGTTAGGAAACTTTACAGACATTCAAATATAATTTTTCATAATTTCTGAAACAAAAAATCATTGGCAAAAATAGTTCCGTTTAAAGCAGTAAGGCCTACCAAAGATAAGGCAGGGATGGTTGCCTCCAGACCGTATGAAAATTATAGTGCGGGGGAATTAAAAGCCCAGTTGGAATACAATCCTTTTTCTTTCCTGCATATCATAAATCCCGGCTATAAATTTCAGCATGAAATAACCGGGGAGAAGAGGTTTCAGTTGGTAAGGAATAGATATCTGGAATTTAAGGAAGAGGAAATATTTATTCAGGATAAAACACCTTGCTATTATTTCTATAAAATACTTACCAGGACCAATATGTTCTCTGGAATTATTGCCGCAGCGAGCGTTCAGGATTATGAGGATAATGTGATAAAAAGACACGAGGACACTCTAGCCAACCGTGAGAACCTCTTTAAGGATTATTTAAAGGTAGTCGGCTTTAATACAGAACCGGTACTCCTGACCTATCCCGATTCAGAAATTATGGACAACCTCATGCTGAAGGTAATGAAAGGGGAACCTGAATATGAGTTTTCCACCTATAATAAGGAGAAACATATCTTATGGAAGATCGAGTCCCCCGAAAAAGTTGCAAAGATAAAAGCTGAATTTGAAACTATGCCCACACTTTATATAGCAGATGGGCATCATAGAAGTGCCTCTTCCTATTTACTGGCCAAGGAATCCAAAGCAGCAAATCCAAATCATACCGGCAAAGAGCCATATAATTATTTTATGAGCTTTCTTATTTCTGAAAGCAAACTACAGATCTTCGAATTCAGCAGATTGATCACAGATCTAAACGGTCTGAGCAAAGAGGAGTTTTTAATACAGTTGGATCTTTGGTTTAGGATAGAAAGCAGAGGGCTGGAAGTCTATACACCTACCAAAAAACATCATTTTAACATGTATCTGGATGGAGAATTCCACTCTTTATATCTGCGGAAGACAAATTATGAATTCACGGATTCCTTGAGTAATTTGGATACCTATATTTTATATCAAAAAATATTGAAGCCTATTTTAAATATTCAGGATCTTCGCAATGACGATAGGATTGCCTACATCCATGGAAAAAACGATTTGATCGAGATTAAATCTCAAGTAGATAGCGGTAATTTCGCCGTGGGTTTTGGAATGTTGCCATTGACTATTGAAGAACTTAAAAAAGTGGCAGATGAAGGCTTGACAATGCCCCCAAAAAGCACTTATATTGAACCTAAACTAAGAAGCGGATTAACGATCTATGAGTTTTAGGGTTAAAAATACCATATAGGATAATAAATACTTAATTTAGAGAATGGAAATTTCCGAAAACATTAAAAAACATAAAGAGGAGCTTGGGGAAAAAGTAAGCTTGGTTGCTATCTCAAAAACCAAACCCAATAGTGACATTTTGGAAGCTTACAATGCAGGACAACGGGTGTTTGGAGAGAACAAGATCCAGGAAATGACCGAGAAGTGGGAAACGCTACCAAAAGACATAGAATGGCATATGGTTGGGCATGTACAGCGCAACAAAGTGAAATACATGGCACCATTTGTGAGTTTGATACATGCCGTTGATAGCCTTAAATTATTAAAAGAGATCAATAAGGAAGCGGAAAAGAACGAAAGGACCATCTCTTGTTTGCTTCAAATTAAAATTGCTGAAGAAGAATCAAAATTCGGTTTGGATGCAGAAGAAGCAAAGGAAATTCTAGCTTCTCCGGAATTTCAAAAATTAAATAATATCCAGGTAAAAGGATTAATGGGAATGGCCACGTTCTCTGATGATGAAGCTATAGTAAGAGGAGAATTCGATTATCTAAGATCTGTTTACGTCGATCTCAAGAAAAAGCACCCTCAATTTGAGGTGCTTTCCATGGGAATGAGTGGTGACTATAAAATAGCAATAACCTGCGGTAGCACTATGGTACGAATAGGAAGTGCTATATTTGGGGAACGAAATTATAATTAAGAAGAAAAAGAATTTTTGTACGCAATATTAGACATAGAGACTACCGGTGGTAAGTATAACGAAGAAGGAATTACAGAAATAGCCATTTACAAGTTTGATGGTTCCAAAGTAGTAGATCAATTTATTAGCCTTGTTAATCCAGAACAGCCCATCCAACCCTTTGTGGTTGGACTTACGGGCATCAACAACGATATGCTTCGCAATGCACCCAAATTTTATGAGGTTGCTAAAAGAATTGTGGAAATTACTATGGGATGTATTGTTGTTGCCCATAATTCCAAATTCGATCATAGAATCCTTAGATTGGAATTTCGCCGACTTGGATTCGATTTTGAGCGAAAAACCCTTTGTACTGTAGAATTATCCAAAAAACTGATCCCGGGACAAGGCTCCTATAGTTTGGGAAAACTCGTGAAATCTTTAGGAATCCCTTTAACCGATAGGCATAGGGCCAATGGAGATGCCCTAGCAACCGTAAAGTTGTTTAAAATGCTAATGGCGAAAGATCTGGAAAAAGAGATCCTTAAAGCCACCGTAAGAAATGAGCCTTCACACCAAATAGATACCAAACTCATCCAGATCATAGATGAATTGCCATCTATTACCGGCGTATATTACTTGCACAACGATGAGGGCGAAATTATATATATTGGCAAGAGCAAGAACATAAGAAAGCGTATCAATCAGCATTTTACAAACGATCATCATAAATCCAAGGAAATACAGAAGGATGTAGCCTCGGTTAGTTTTGAAGCTACCGGCAATGAACTCATTGCCTTGCTCAAAGAACATGAAGAGATCAAGCAGAATAAGCCCAAATATAACAAGGCTCTTAAAAAGGCTATTTTCAATTATGCCCTATACCAATTTGTGGATGAAAATGGATATATCAATCTAAAAATCGGTAGATCAGATGCCCATAAACAGAGCATCACCACCTTTACAAATTTGCAGCAAGCAAAATCTGTTCTACACAATATAATAGAGAAACATCAACTTTGTCAGGGCCTCACTGGCTTGCATGCTGGCGATGGTCCTTGCTTCAGCTACACTATAAAATCCTGTAAAGGTGCATGCATCAATATAGAAACGCCAGAGGAATATAATTTACGGATCCTGGACGTTATAGCGCTTCATAATTTCCAAAATCAAAATATGCTGGTGATAGATCGTGGCCGGGAAATAGATGAAAAAAGTGCGGTTTTGGTAGAAGAAGGTGAATTTAAGGGAATAGGGTTTTTCAATTTAAACCATCAAATGAACAATATAGATATTGTGCGCTCTATTATTACTCCCATGACCAATGATAGGGATGCCCGACATATCATCCAGAGTTATCTAAGAAAGAACCATAAACTAAAGATCATCCAATTTGCTGCCCAAGATACCGGTATATAATATCCGCTCTCTTTTTTTGTTATTGGCAATTCCGGTTTTTATCTCTTAATTAAAGAAAATACCTAACTTTAGGAATAATTAAAAATCTCCTTATTTGAAAAAAATAAAGTTTGATAAAGATCATGCAGCTTGGAGGGTAAAAATTTACCATATTATTTATGGAGCCGATACTCCTTTGGGAAAGTTGTTCGATTTAGTTCTACTCGCTTTAATTGTACTAAGTATTATCCTGGTTATGCTGGAAAGCGTTGCCAGTATAAACATTAAATATCACGACCAGTTCTATATTGCAGAATGGATTATCACAATTTTCTTTAGTATAGAATATATTTTAAGGATCATCACTATAAATAAACCCAGGAACTATATTTTCAGTTTTTATGGAATTGTAGACCTACTCTCTACTATCCCCTCATATATCATCTTTTTTGTAGGGGGGAGTAATATGTTCTTGGCGGTGCGAGCCTTGCGTTTACTTAGGGTTTTTAGGATCCTGAAAATCACTAGATATATTGGGGAATCCCAAAAATTGATTAGTGCATTAAAAAATAGTCGCGCCAAGATCAGCATATTTCTTTTTGCAGTATTAATAGTATGTATTATTACGGGCACTTTAATGTATTTGGTAGAAGGCCCAGAAAACGGCTTTACAAATATCCCGCTAAGTATTTACTGGGCTATAGTGACCCTTACCACAGTAGGCTTTGGGGATATCCACCCATTAACTCCTTTAGGAAGGTTTATCGCCTCTTTTATTATGATTGTTGGTTATGGTGTGATTGCCGTGCCTACGGGAATTGTTGGGGCGGAGATTTCCAAGGATATGATCAAGCCGAATGAACGAAAGCCTTATGTATGCAAGAACTGTGGAGAAGATAATCATAAACCAACCTCGGAATTTTGCCATAATTGCGGTAAAAAATTAAATGAAAACTAGAATTTTAATTAGTGTTGTTGGGCCAACAGCCATTGGGAAAACGGCTTTGAGCATTAAACTTGCCCAAACTTTCAATACAGAGATCCTATCTGCAGATTCCCGGCAATTCTATAAAGAAATCCCTATTGGTACCGCCGCTCCAAGCAAAAAAGAACTGGCTGCAGCCCCCCACCATTTCATTCACAATAAATCGATAGAAGATGATTATTCTGTGGGGGATTTTGAACGGGAAGCGATAGAAAAGCTAGACCTGCTTTTTAAAGACCACGAGGTTCTTATATTGGTTGGTGGCAGCGGACTATATATTAAAAGTTTAATTGAAGGCTTGGATAATTTTCCGGAGATAGATCAAGAAATTAGGGAACAGCTAAACGACAGGCTTGTAAATGAAGGTTTAGGGCCTTTAAAGACGGAGCTGGAACAATTAGATCCAGATTATTACAATAAGATAGACATCAACAATCCCCATCGGGTAATTAGGGCTTTAGAGGTTTGTATTGGTTCTGGAAAAACGTTCTCTTCTTTTTTGAATCAGCCTAAACCAATCAGGAATTTCAAAACAATTTCTATTGGTCTTACCGCTCCCAGAGAAGAGATTTACGAACGTATAAATCGTAGGGTAGATCTTATGATGGACGAAGGTTTGCTGGAAGAAGCACAAGCATTGTATCCAAAACACAGGTTGAATGCCTTAAATACGGTAGGATATAAAGAATTGTTTGCCTTTTTTGAAGGCAGGATAGACCTGGAAACTGCTGTAGGGGAGATCAAGATGAATTCCCGTAGATATGCCAAAAGACAGTTGACCTGGTTCCGGAAAAATGAAAAAACCACTTGGTTCGATTATAAAACTCCTTTCTCTGAAATTGAAGATTTTATTAAATCGGTGATGCAGGAGAAGTATAGGTAGTGAAAAAAAATCTTAATTGAAACTAAAGAAAATATGTTTTATTCACTAACTATCTCGTCATGCTGAACTTGTTTCAGCATCTCAAAAAGTACGGAAAAGACCCTGGAACAAGTTGGCAACAAGCCGATTTCAACTCTGAAAAGAACCATTTAGTTTAAAAAAGAAAATGATTATATTAGCTTTATGAAAATTAAAGATAGCATACATGCTAAATTGATTGACTTTACCACATTATGTAAATTATATAATGTGAAAAATCTATATGCGTTTGGTTCTTCTACCACAGATCACTTTGATGAAGATTTAAGCGATATTGATTTGTTGATCGAAATTGATGAAAATGACCCATTGGAAAGAGGAGAAAAATTGTTAGCTATCTGGGACAAATTAGAAGAATTCTTCCAAATAAAAGTTGATTTATTGACACAATCTTCGTTAAAAAATCCAATTTTAAGAAAAAATATTGATGCTACAAAAATTTTAATTTATGACGGAAAAAGGCAAAAAGTATCTCTCTGATATACTAATGGCTATCGACTTGATTGAAAATTTTATAGCTTAAACCCATGATTTTCACTTATATCAAAAGGATTTAAAAACACAAAGCGTTGTAGAAAGACAATTAGTAATAATTGGAGAAGCATTAAATAAGCTAAAACAAACAGAATCGGATTTATCAATTGAAAATCATAAGTAGGTTATTGGATTTAGAAATAGATTGGTTCACGCATATGATAGTATTGATAATGCAATTGTTTGGGTAATTGTAAAAAGACATTTGTTAGGACTCAAAAAAGAAATTCAAGCTTTGTCTAATTAACTCTCAAGGGCCGGTTGCCAACATCGGTTCCAGCAAATAGCGGGCAGTCTGGTGAAAAGTGATATTTTAGAGACCAATTAAAAAACAACAAAGCCCACAAGTTCGCATCCCTACTCCACGCTTCCTGTGTTAACCAAGACCGTTGAGGGTGACGATGCCGAATTGTCGTCATGCTGAACTTGTTTCAGCATCCCATCAGCTTATATAAAAAACACGTCAATTTCCTACGTTGGATAATTTTTTTTATCACGGGTCTCGAAGTGACAATCATACTCCCTTTTGTCATCCTGACGAAGGAAGGATCTCTTTTACTATATAATTATTTCTGCTTCGTTGAGATTCTTCGGTAAACTACCATTGACGGATTCGTAAAATACATCAATTTGCTAAGCTATATACTTTTATCAAAGGTTTTAGGATGGCTAACGATAAAATCATTGGCCACGAATGCACGAATTATTGCTTTTAAAAATCCCGAAAAATTATTCGTGAATTCGTGGCAATATCCAGAGAACCAACAAAACGCCGAACAATGCTAAACTGGCCTCAAAATCTTAAAAACCTGGAAATAAATTTCCTCTAATAGAATTTTAAACACGTCAATTTCCTACGTTGGATAATTTTTTTATCACGGATCTCGAAGTGACAATCATACTCCCTTTTGTCATCCTGACGAAGGAAGGATCCCTTTTACTATATAATTATTTCTGCTTCATTGAGATTCTTCGATAAACTACCATTGACGGATTCGTAAAATACATCAATTCCTTACGCTAGATAATTTTATCAAAGGTTTTAGGATGGCTAACGATAAACAGGATCATTGGCCACGAATGCACGAATTATTGCTTTTAAAAATCCCGAAAAATTATTCGTGAATTCGTGGCAATATCCAGAGAACCAACAAAACGCCGAACAATGTTAAACTGGCCTCAAAATCTTAAAAACCTGGAAATAAATTTCCTCTAATAGAATTTTAAACACGTCAATTTCCTACGCTGGATAATTTTTTTATCACAGGTCTCAGGATGACAACTCGGTTTTATTTAGATTCTTCACTTCCGCTACGCTATGTTCAGAATGACATTTTAGAATTAATCTATTAGCACTCTTACCACATCGGTTCCTTCCGAAGTAAATAATTTTAGGATGTACACCGCACTTTGCACCCCGCTAAGATCCATATTGTATTGAAGGGCTGCTTCAGAATATTCTTTGAACATGACCATCCTTCCGCGGGCATCAAAAACTTCTACCCGCTGAATCGTGACTCCTGTTGGGGTGGCGAACTGAAATGGCCCCGAAGTAGGATTTGGATAGATAAAGATATATTCTTCTCCGGGAAAAGGATTGATATTACAATTCCCGGTAATGGTAACCCTCGCAGTGGTACTGGAAGAATTCCCACTGGAATCGGTAGCGGTAAAAGTTACCGTGTTCTACCCTAGCTCTTTACATCCAAAATTACTTTTATCTACACTAAGTGATAGTTCCCCACAATTATCCGAAGATCCATTGTCTAACATTTCTGGAGTGATGCTTACCGATCCAAATTCATTTAAAGCGACACTTATGTCTTTTACACCAAGGATAGGTGCAGAAACATCCTCAACAATAATTGTGACATCACAAGAAGCTTGAACCTCATTATTGGAATAAGATAAGGTAACTGTATTTTCACCAAGCTCATCACAAGTAAAAATTTCTTTATTTACAGAAAATTGAAGGTTTTCAGGTCTTGAAATAAACAATTCACTTGCATTTAAATTGGCGATCCCATTTTCATCCAGCCCTATGGTTAGCGACTCCTTGCAAACAACGGTATCACCTGATGGTTCAGTAACGGTGATGGTTACGCTTGCTATATTCGAATTTTCAGTACCGTCGTTCGCCGCATACGTAAAAGTAACCTCTCCCGTAAATCCACTATTTGGGGTATAGGTGAAAGAACCATCGGAATTGAACGCCAAGGTTCCACTAGCAGGTGGACTTTGTATTACGGCTGTTAGTTCATCTCCATCTTCGTCGGAATCATTGCCCAAAACTCCAGGAGATGAAACCGTTAAGCTTATATCTTTAGCTGTAACATACGCATCATCTTTTGCCACAGGTGGTGTATTTCCAACAGTTTCTTCGTTTAAAAACACCTGGAACGTGCATGATGCAACATTACCATCTAAATCCTCTACCCTTAGCGTAACTTCGGTGTCCTCAAAGATCACAGTCCCCACGTCTGGGATTTGCTCGATTTTAGCCACTGCGCAATTATCGGAAGTTTGGGCCAGCAAGATATAATTTGGCAGGGAAAATCCGTTTTCGGGATCAAAAGTCTCATTTTGATCTTCTGGACAGCTAACCACTGGATCTATACTATCTTTTGCAATTAGCTCGATCTCACAAGTAGCTATTTGATCTTCGAATTTCGCAGTGATGGTAAGGCGGTGGGAACCATTTAACCGAAATCCGGGCGCTATATCTTGTGTGACAGTCGCTCCCTCAAGATTTGTTTCGATGGTAGAAGCAATATCTGGCACCAAATAACTACAATCCTCATCCACCTCAAAAGACCGACTGGTTGGACAATTTGTTATTTGAAGTTCGGTATTTTTAAAGAAAATTATATTGAACGGGCAACTAATAGAATTCCCATTTTCGTCTGCCACCCTAAAGCTTGCAGGAGTATCATCAGTAATCACGGTATTGAATGCAGGGTTTTGCGAATAACTAAGAGTGCTGCTACAATTATCGGAACTCGCATATAAAGTTGAAAAATCTGGAACCGTATAGGTTTTATCTGTGGTATATTCTACCAATATATCTTGTGGGCAGCTTACGGTTGGTGGGATTTTGTCAATTATAGTTACCATTGCTTCACAAATTGCAGTTTTTCCATTTTCTCCTGTAATTGTCAAAGTAACTGTGTTCGCTCCTAAATTAGAACAATCAAAATTTTCTTTATCTATTTTAAGAGTTACGTTGTCTGCTGTGGCATCGCCATCATAAACTTGGGCCGCAGTAAGTGTTGCATTTCCATCAGCATCCAGCGAAAGGGTTACTGGCTTGCAGGTCGCTTCAGGAACATTATTATCTTCTACAGTAACCTGCACCGGACATTCTGATTTTAATCCAGAAGTATCGGTAACAGTTAATAAAACAGTATTCACCCCAACATCAGCTCTAGTAAAATTGGATTGAGATAAACTATAATTTTCGATTCCACAATTATCCGTAGAATTATTATTTATATCTGCTTCTGTTATGGAAGCTTCTCCATTAGTATCTAATTGGATGGTAAAAGGCCCAACACAATTAGCGGTTGGAGCGGTATCATCTGCAACCGTAACTACAGCATCACAAGTATCTATTTTTCCATTTTCTCCCGTAACCGTCAAAGTAACTGTGTTCGCTCCCAAATTGGAACAATCAAAATTTTCCTTATCTATTTCTAGGGTTACATTGTCCGCACTGGCATCGCCATCATAAACTTGTGCAGCAGTCAGCGTAGCATTTCCATCAGCATCCAAGGAAAGTGTTGCAGGCTTACATTTTGCTTCAGGGGCAGTAGTATCTTCAGGTTTATATTCAATAGAAAAGGTAGCTTTTGGCTGAGGATCACATTTAAAAAGTGTCCCATCCTTCAAGGAAACAGTAACCGGACCAGGAACTTCAGGAATGATTTCTGCCGAAAAAATATCTTGCTTTTTTAATGTCTTTAGACTAAAATTAAAAGTAGCATCAATTGTCTTTGGCACATTATAACAATCCCCAAATGGTCCAAATGGACAAATTTTTAAAATATCAACTCCTTCACCTCCTAATTGAAGATCATTTAATTTCAAAAGACCACATTGATCAATAGTAATATCTATAGGTAAATTAATATTAGATAACTCTTTTAAAAATCCAAAATTTGTTTCAGGATCAAACACGTTAATCGAAAAGTTAGCATTCTTTAGATTATTATAATTTTCAAGGACATTCAGTGGCTCATTGAATAAATCGTTTAAATTGAACTCATCTGCAAAATCCACAACATATAAATAACCATATTGATCAGTAATTAAACTGCCAGGAGTACCTTGTTTACCTCCTTTAATTTTCTTTATTGGTTGGCGATTTTTATTGTAAATAAGTACCCTGCCTGTTCCTTCACCTGAATCACTTAGAAAAATATTCCCATCAAAATCCACTGCAATTCTAAATGGATCTTTAATGGGACTTCCCTCATAATCATATATAGGTGGAAAAAGTAAAGTTCCGTTGGGCTTATACGCCTTAATTGCATC
It encodes:
- a CDS encoding Ig-like domain-containing protein, which codes for MKHHYAHILWVLPVQGTRLAKNSMLFFGVMFLMFFSSWSVVGQGAAITSPGTPDPTSDSPIPITIEFEDGVDNLNIIDFTVTNGNLSDLQRLIPDFKYLPPDQILKQFEVKTNIEKIIDEIELDFDKLGNYLNDLLADAVVSIDYNGNNELFYLTYGNGLFKSGQTNPVIGPDEFDTPLDFVINRNNGKIYIADSGKKQVLVYDSNYIKLKPIGSGIAGESDGPRGATGLALDIDGNIYVADNFTEGYDAIKAYKPNGTLLFPPIYDYEGSPIKDPFRIAVDFDGNIFLSDSGEGTGRVLIYNKNRQPIKKIKGGKQGTPGSLITDQYGYLYVVDFADEFNLNDLFNEPLNVLENYNNLKNANFSINVFDPETNFGFLKELSNINLPIDITIDQCGLLKLNDLQLGGEGVDILKICPFGPFGDCYNVPKTIDATFNFSLKTLKKQDIFSAEIIPEVPGPVTVSLKDGTLFKCDPQPKATFSIEYKPEDTTAPEAKCKPATLSLDADGNATLTAAQVYDGDASADNVTLEIDKENFDCSNLGANTVTLTVTGENGKIDTCDAVVTVADDTAPTANCVGPFTIQLDTNGEASITEADINNNSTDNCGIENYSLSQSNFTRADVGVNTVLLTVTDTSGLKSECPVQVTVEDNNVPEATCKPVTLSLDADGNATLTAAQVYDGDATADNVTLKIDKENFDCSNLGANTVTLTITGENGKTAICEAMVTIIDKIPPTVSCPQDILVEYTTDKTYTVPDFSTLYASSDNCSSTLSYSQNPAFNTVITDDTPASFRVADENGNSISCPFNIIFFKNTELQITNCPTSRSFEVDEDCSYLVPDIASTIETNLEGATVTQDIAPGFRLNGSHRLTITAKFEDQIATCEIELIAKDSIDPVVSCPEDQNETFDPENGFSLPNYILLAQTSDNCAVAKIEQIPDVGTVIFEDTEVTLRVEDLDGNVASCTFQVFLNEETVGNTPPVAKDDAYVTAKDISLTVSSPGVLGNDSDEDGDELTAVIQSPPASGTLAFNSDGSFTYTPNSGFTGEVTFTYAANDGTENSNIASVTITVTEPSGDTVVCKESLTIGLDENGIANLNASELFISRPENLQFSVNKEIFTCDELGENTVTLSYSNNEVQASCDVTIIVEDVSAPILGVKDISVALNEFGSVSITPEMLDNGSSDNCGELSLSVDKSNFGCKELG